One stretch of Oncorhynchus clarkii lewisi isolate Uvic-CL-2024 chromosome 3, UVic_Ocla_1.0, whole genome shotgun sequence DNA includes these proteins:
- the LOC139393497 gene encoding fatty acid-binding protein 10-A, liver basic, whose amino-acid sequence MAFSGTWQVYAQENYEEFLRAISLPEDVIKLAKDIKPVTEIQQNGNDFVITSKTPGKSITNSFTIGKEADITTMDGKKLKCTVRLAGGKLMCNTDKFTHIQELKGGEMVETLTVGSTSLIRRSKKL is encoded by the exons ATGGCCTTCAGTGGAACGTGGCAGGTGTATGCTCAGGAGAACTACGAGGAGTTCCTCAGGGCCATCT CACTCCCAGAAGACGTTATCAAGCTGGCCAAAGACATCAAGCCCGTGACTGAGATCCAGCAGAACGGCAATGACTTCGTTATCACCTCCAAAACTCCTGGCAAGTCCATCACTAACTCCTTCACCATCGGCAAAGAGGCTGACATCACCACCATGGATGGCAAGAAGCTCAAG TGCACGGTCAGACTGGCGGGAGGGAAGCTGATGTGCAACACAGACAAATTCACACACATCCAGGAGCTCAAAGGCGGAGAGATGGTTGAG ACGCTGACAGTGGGCTCTACGTCACTCATCAGGAGGAGCAAAAAGTTGTAA